CGTCGCATGCGAGTGGCAGCCATGTGTGCAGGAGTTGCGGCTATGCTGATGACGGCGGGTTGGATTGGCTACAGCAACCGTCGTCCGGCTTCCCCGCTGCCAATTTCAACGGTGCAGCAATCGAATAGCATAGAAGAGACAGTACCCTTTGGTCCCGCGAAATTGGTTCCAGCCGTCGGCGTGGCTCCCTCGCGACCGCTCCCTCCAACAACCGCGGCCAAGCCCCCTGCGGCTCGCCCGCGAACTCCGGCGCATAAAGCGAAGCGGCGCCAGCAGCTCACTGAAGTCGAAGTAGATGAGGTTGCGGAAGATGTCACCGTCCGGCACTTCAAACCGAAAGCTCCGGTTCAAGTCACTCGACCCCGCAACATCAGCTCAAGTCTACAGCCTGCTCTTGCCGACTCAGTACGCGCCAGCAACAAGTCTGATGTGAAACAGATTTCCGATTTGCATTGAGTCTTACAGCACGTCTGCACAATGAAAAAGCCGCGCCCGCTGCGCGGCTTTTTGGCTGTTACGATCCAGCTACGGCTTGGCGGTCAGCTTTTGCACCAGCTCCGAATAGTCCTTCTTTTCCAGACCATGGACCTCGCGGTTGTATTCGTCTACCTTTGACGAATAATTCATCGAGCAGAACTTGGGTCCACACATGGAGCAGAACGCCGCCGTCTTGTAGTAATCGTCAGGCAAGGTTTCATCGTGCATGGAGCGCGCCGTTTCAGGATCGAGCGACAGCGCAAACTGCTTTTCCCAATCGAAATTGTAACGGGCATAGCTGAGGGCGTCGTCGCGGTCCCGCGCCCCGGGACGGTGACGTGCGACGTCCGCAGCGTGGGCGGCGATCTTGTAAGCAATGATGCCGTCCTTCACGTCCTTATCATTGGGCAGGCCGAGGTGCTCTTTGGGAGTGACGTAGCACAGCATTGCGGCCCCATACCAGCCGATCATGGCGGCGCCGATGGCCGAGGTTATGTGGTCATATCCGGGAGCGATATCGGTGACAAGTGGTCCGAGCGTGTAAAAGGGCGCTTCGTAACAGTACTCGATTTCTTTTTCCACTTGCTCCCTGATTTTGTCCATCGGAACATGGCCCGGCCCCTCGATCATGACCTGGACGTCATAGTTCCACGCACGTTTGGTCAATTCCCCGAGGGTCCGCAACTCGGCGAATTGCGCTTCATCACTCGCATCAGCAATGCTTCCCGGGCGTAGCCCGTCGCCCAGAGAGAAAGACACATCGTACTTCTGAAAGATCTTGCAGATGTCGTCGAAGCGCTCGTAAAGGAAATTCTGCTGGTGGTGGTGCGCCATCCACTGCGCAAGAATGGCGCCGCCACGGCTTACGATTCCAGTGATGCGCTTTGCCACCAGCGGCAGATATTGAATGAGCACGCCTGCGTGGATCGTCATGTAATCCACGCCTTGTTGCGCCTGCTCCTCAATGACTTCGAGCATCAGGTCGGCGCTGAGGTCCTCAATGCGCTTCACTCGAGTAACCGCTTCGTAAATCGGCACGGTGCCGATGGGCACTGGCGAATGCCGCAGAATGGCATCGCGGATTTCAGGAATATTTCCGCCCGTCGAGAGGTCCATCGCGGTGTCAGCGCCGAAATGCACCGCGGTGTGCAGCTTGCGAAGTTCCTCGTTAACATTGGAGGTCACGGCGGAGTTGCCGATATTGGCGTTGATCTTGCATTTCGAAGCCACGCCTATGGCCATCGGCTCCAGTTCAGGGTGGTTGATGTTGGCGGGGATGATCATGCGCCCGCGCGCCACCTCGTCACAGATCAATTCAGGGGAAACACTCTCGAGACGGGCGACGTACTCCATCTCT
The DNA window shown above is from Terriglobales bacterium and carries:
- the thiC gene encoding phosphomethylpyrimidine synthase ThiC, which produces MDAIELKEQNGSNGYAAHVPKPREEWIKQRREAAALSGNGNFSQMHYARRGIITQEMEYVARLESVSPELICDEVARGRMIIPANINHPELEPMAIGVASKCKINANIGNSAVTSNVNEELRKLHTAVHFGADTAMDLSTGGNIPEIRDAILRHSPVPIGTVPIYEAVTRVKRIEDLSADLMLEVIEEQAQQGVDYMTIHAGVLIQYLPLVAKRITGIVSRGGAILAQWMAHHHQQNFLYERFDDICKIFQKYDVSFSLGDGLRPGSIADASDEAQFAELRTLGELTKRAWNYDVQVMIEGPGHVPMDKIREQVEKEIEYCYEAPFYTLGPLVTDIAPGYDHITSAIGAAMIGWYGAAMLCYVTPKEHLGLPNDKDVKDGIIAYKIAAHAADVARHRPGARDRDDALSYARYNFDWEKQFALSLDPETARSMHDETLPDDYYKTAAFCSMCGPKFCSMNYSSKVDEYNREVHGLEKKDYSELVQKLTAKP